The following coding sequences lie in one Candidatus Nezhaarchaeota archaeon genomic window:
- a CDS encoding 50S ribosomal protein L19e: MSTIHPVKKMAAELLGVGINRVWMDPDQLDKISSAITKEDVRKLIKEGLIKARPVKGTSRSRKKERHKQRRKGLRKGPGSKKGQLLDKKRAWIAKVRALRKVLAEFRRKKLITKQTYRRLYVMVKSGTFHNKSQLKMYIKEKGLIRAPL, from the coding sequence TTGTCCACTATACATCCCGTTAAGAAGATGGCCGCTGAGTTGTTAGGAGTAGGTATAAATAGAGTATGGATGGATCCTGACCAGCTTGACAAGATTTCGTCAGCCATTACCAAAGAAGACGTTAGAAAGCTAATTAAGGAGGGATTAATTAAGGCAAGACCAGTTAAAGGAACCTCAAGAAGTAGGAAGAAAGAGAGACATAAACAGCGCAGAAAAGGTCTTAGGAAGGGACCCGGTAGTAAAAAAGGACAATTACTTGATAAGAAGAGGGCTTGGATAGCTAAAGTGAGGGCGTTGAGAAAAGTTCTAGCTGAGTTTCGTAGGAAGAAACTAATAACTAAGCAGACGTATAGGAGACTCTACGTCATGGTGAAGAGCGGTACCTTTCATAACAAGTCCCAGCTTAAAATGTATATTAAGGAGAAAGGTCTCATCAGGGCTCCTCTTTAA
- a CDS encoding 50S ribosomal protein L18 has translation MAKGALYKVPFRRRREALTNYRQRKKLVLSGKPLLVVRKTSRHIIAQLVKPHLQGDRVLASATSMEIVRDYGWKGSTKNTSVAYLVGYLIGLKALKKGCEEAVLYIGLHRPTKGARVFAVLKGALDAGLKVPHREEVLPSEGRIKGRHVEDYAKGLLERGPQIYSVKFSEYLKRGLRPEQLSKHFEDCLERIKESLLGEAKEDPPALANGGGD, from the coding sequence GTGGCTAAAGGAGCTCTCTATAAAGTGCCTTTTAGACGTAGGAGAGAGGCTCTTACAAATTATAGGCAGAGGAAAAAGTTAGTGCTTTCAGGGAAGCCTCTCCTAGTAGTACGTAAAACCAGTAGGCACATAATAGCACAGCTAGTTAAACCCCACCTACAAGGAGATAGAGTGCTCGCCTCGGCAACTAGTATGGAAATAGTCAGAGACTATGGATGGAAGGGCTCGACAAAAAATACCTCAGTAGCTTACTTGGTCGGCTACTTGATAGGTCTAAAGGCGTTAAAGAAGGGCTGCGAGGAGGCTGTACTTTACATAGGCCTCCACCGCCCGACTAAGGGAGCTCGTGTATTTGCCGTCCTTAAAGGTGCTCTTGACGCTGGGCTTAAGGTCCCACATAGAGAAGAGGTGCTGCCAAGCGAAGGTAGAATTAAAGGGAGGCATGTAGAGGATTACGCTAAGGGTCTCCTTGAGCGAGGTCCTCAAATATACAGTGTGAAGTTTTCAGAGTACTTAAAGAGGGGGTTAAGGCCGGAGCAGCTAAGCAAACATTTTGAAGACTGTCTTGAGAGAATTAAGGAAAGTCTTTTAGGGGAGGCTAAAGAAGACCCTCCAGCCCTAGCTAATGGAGGAGGTGATTGA
- a CDS encoding 50S ribosomal protein L32e, with the protein MKSRRLLRLRRLMNQRRPTFVRMNMQGLLRIKEAWRRPRGLDNKIRIERKGYPAKVKVGFRGPREVRGLHPCGLVEVLVHSADELDKLDPSKHCVRIASILSRRKKREVAERAAKIGLKVLNYTLSEQ; encoded by the coding sequence TTGAAGTCAAGGAGGCTCCTAAGGCTCAGGCGGCTTATGAATCAGCGCAGGCCAACATTCGTGAGGATGAACATGCAGGGCCTACTTAGAATTAAGGAGGCATGGAGAAGGCCTAGGGGATTGGATAACAAGATAAGAATCGAGCGTAAAGGGTATCCAGCTAAGGTTAAAGTGGGATTTCGAGGACCAAGAGAGGTAAGGGGATTACATCCATGTGGCCTAGTCGAAGTCCTTGTGCACTCTGCCGATGAACTAGACAAGCTCGACCCATCGAAACACTGCGTACGCATAGCTAGTATCTTAAGCAGGAGGAAAAAGCGCGAAGTGGCTGAGAGAGCAGCCAAGATAGGATTGAAAGTCTTGAATTACACCTTAAGTGAGCAGTAA